One Nocardia sp. BMG111209 DNA segment encodes these proteins:
- the uvrB gene encoding excinuclease ABC subunit UvrB, translating into MAFATEIPADDSTLAEKTPLAHSEFRPIGEIERADGRFEVISEYRPAGDQPAAIAELEHRLRGGDKDVVLLGATGTGKSATAAWLIEKLQRPTLLMAPNKTLAAQLANELREMLPNNAVEYFVSYYDYYQPEAYIAQTDTYIEKDSSINDDVERLRHAATQSLLSRRDVVVVATVSCIYGLGTPQSYLDRSILLEVGGEIDRDRLLRLLVDVQYTRNDLAFTRGTFRVRGDTVEIIPSYEELAVRIEFFGDEIEALYYLHPLTGDVVRQVDKLRIFPATHYIAGPDRMDRAMRDIESELEHRLAELERQGKLLEAQRLRMRTQYDLEMIRQVGFCSGIENYSRHIDGRPAGSAPATLIDYFPEDFLLIIDESHYTVPQIGGMFEGDMSRKRNLVEFGFRLPSAVDNRPLTWEEFADRIGQTVYMSATPGPYELGQSGGEFVEQVIRPTGLVDPQIVVKPTKGQIDDLVHEIRQRTERNERVLVTTLTKKMSEDLTDYLLGLGVRVRYLHSEIDTLRRVELLRQLRLGEYDVLVGINLLREGLDLPEVSLVAILDADKEGFLRSTTSLVQTIGRAARNVSGEVHMYADKITDSMRNAIDETERRRAKQVAYNEANGIEPAPLRKKIADILDQVYREAEETEVEVGGSGRNVTRGRRAQGEPGRAVSAGVYEGRDVKNMPRAELADLVKEMTDQMMNAARELQFELAARLRDEISDLKKELRGMDAAGLK; encoded by the coding sequence ATGGCTTTCGCGACCGAGATCCCCGCCGACGATTCGACCCTCGCGGAGAAGACCCCCCTCGCGCATTCGGAGTTCCGGCCGATCGGCGAGATCGAGCGGGCCGACGGCCGGTTCGAGGTGATCAGCGAGTATCGGCCGGCGGGCGATCAGCCGGCGGCCATCGCGGAGCTGGAGCACCGGCTGCGCGGCGGCGACAAGGACGTGGTGCTGCTCGGCGCCACCGGTACAGGTAAGTCGGCGACCGCGGCGTGGCTCATCGAGAAGTTGCAGCGGCCCACCCTGCTCATGGCGCCCAACAAGACGCTGGCCGCGCAGCTGGCCAACGAGCTGCGGGAGATGCTGCCGAACAACGCGGTCGAGTACTTCGTCTCGTACTACGACTACTACCAGCCCGAGGCGTACATCGCGCAGACGGACACCTATATCGAGAAGGACAGCTCGATCAACGACGATGTCGAGCGGCTACGGCACGCGGCCACCCAGAGCCTGCTGTCGCGGCGCGATGTCGTCGTGGTCGCCACCGTGTCGTGCATCTACGGCCTGGGCACGCCGCAGTCGTACCTCGACCGGTCGATCCTGCTGGAGGTCGGCGGCGAGATCGACCGGGACCGGTTGCTGCGACTGCTGGTCGACGTCCAGTACACCCGCAACGATCTGGCCTTCACCCGCGGCACCTTCCGGGTGCGCGGCGACACTGTCGAGATCATCCCGTCCTACGAGGAGCTGGCGGTCCGCATCGAGTTCTTCGGCGACGAGATCGAGGCGCTCTACTACCTGCACCCGCTCACCGGCGATGTGGTGCGGCAGGTCGACAAGCTGCGCATCTTCCCGGCCACCCACTACATCGCGGGCCCGGATCGGATGGACCGCGCGATGCGCGATATCGAGTCCGAGCTGGAGCACCGGCTGGCCGAGCTGGAGCGGCAGGGCAAACTGCTCGAGGCGCAACGGCTGCGCATGCGCACCCAGTACGACCTGGAGATGATCCGTCAGGTCGGCTTCTGCTCCGGTATCGAGAACTACTCCCGCCACATCGACGGCCGGCCGGCCGGTTCGGCGCCGGCCACCCTGATCGACTACTTCCCCGAGGATTTCCTGCTCATCATCGACGAGTCGCACTACACGGTGCCGCAGATCGGCGGCATGTTCGAGGGCGATATGTCGCGTAAGCGCAATCTGGTCGAATTCGGGTTCCGGTTGCCGTCCGCGGTCGACAACCGCCCGCTGACCTGGGAGGAGTTCGCGGATCGGATCGGCCAGACGGTGTACATGTCGGCCACCCCGGGTCCGTACGAGTTGGGGCAGTCCGGTGGCGAGTTCGTCGAGCAGGTCATCCGCCCGACCGGCCTGGTCGACCCACAGATCGTGGTGAAGCCGACCAAGGGCCAGATCGACGATCTGGTCCACGAGATCCGGCAGCGCACCGAGCGCAACGAACGTGTCCTGGTCACCACCCTCACCAAGAAGATGTCCGAGGACCTCACCGACTATCTGCTGGGCCTCGGGGTCCGGGTGCGGTACCTGCACTCCGAGATCGACACGCTGCGCCGCGTCGAACTGCTGCGGCAGCTGCGGCTCGGCGAGTACGACGTGCTGGTCGGCATCAACCTGCTGCGCGAGGGCCTGGACCTGCCGGAGGTATCGCTGGTCGCCATCCTCGACGCCGACAAGGAGGGCTTCCTGCGCAGCACCACCAGCCTCGTGCAGACCATCGGCCGCGCCGCCCGCAACGTATCCGGCGAGGTGCACATGTACGCCGACAAGATCACCGACTCGATGCGCAACGCCATCGACGAGACCGAGCGGCGGCGGGCCAAGCAGGTCGCCTACAACGAGGCCAACGGCATCGAACCGGCGCCGCTGCGCAAGAAGATCGCCGACATCCTCGACCAGGTATATCGCGAGGCCGAGGAGACGGAGGTCGAGGTCGGCGGTTCCGGCCGCAACGTCACCCGCGGCCGCCGCGCCCAGGGCGAGCCGGGCCGCGCGGTCAGCGCCGGGGTCTACGAGGGGCGCGACGTCAAGAACATGCCGCGCGCCGAACTCGCGGATCTGGTCAAGGAGATGACCGATCAGATGATGAACGCCGCCCGCGAACTCCAGTTCGAACTCGCCGCCCGGCTGCGCGACGAGATCTCGGACCTGAAGAAGGAATTGCGGGGCATGGACGCCGCCGGGCTGAAATGA
- a CDS encoding phospholipase C, protein MGLFDGINNRREFLAKAMAVGGVAALASWANPIIERAHAADPAGMGGLGDIEHFVLLMQENRSFDHYFGTMSGVRGFDDPSAAWKQYGYEPGTGPTPDGYLLPFRLDTNQGASLDGECINDPDHSWPGMHQSWNNGRNDQWMPMSIASVGPGNGPAAMGYYTRADIPVHHELADAFTLCDHYHCSVLGPTDPNRLYWMSASIDPDGLAGGPLVETPTLIPQNAYSWRTYPENLSEAGVSWKIYNNRDVGPISSVILDGMMGCFKQAADPNSELSRRGKDPVYPHDFAADVAANQLPAVSWVIPSLLNCEHPALPAALGAVGIMQVLDILTSNPAVWEKTALIVMYDENGGFFDHVTPPTAPAGTPGEFLSVDLARVPAAKGVTGPIGLGYRVPCWVISPYSRGGLVASETFDHTSQLRLLERRFGVDVPNLTKWRRSVTGDMTSAFDFGSAPDAAPPRVTDPNSRTANAFAQCGPNLAAGYAGKGAPYPVPPNRMPVQDPGTRRRPTGIV, encoded by the coding sequence ATGGGGCTCTTCGACGGCATCAACAACCGGCGTGAATTCTTGGCCAAGGCGATGGCGGTCGGCGGTGTGGCGGCGCTGGCGTCCTGGGCGAATCCGATCATCGAGCGCGCGCACGCCGCCGATCCGGCCGGGATGGGCGGCCTCGGCGACATCGAGCACTTCGTGCTGCTGATGCAGGAGAACCGGTCGTTCGACCACTACTTCGGCACGATGTCCGGGGTGCGCGGCTTCGACGATCCGTCCGCGGCCTGGAAGCAGTACGGCTACGAGCCCGGCACGGGCCCGACCCCCGACGGCTATCTGCTGCCGTTCCGGCTCGACACCAACCAGGGCGCCTCCCTCGACGGCGAATGCATCAACGACCCGGACCACAGCTGGCCCGGTATGCACCAGTCCTGGAACAACGGCCGCAACGATCAGTGGATGCCGATGTCGATCGCCAGCGTCGGTCCCGGCAACGGACCCGCGGCGATGGGGTACTACACCCGCGCCGACATCCCGGTGCACCACGAACTCGCCGACGCGTTCACCCTCTGCGACCACTACCACTGCTCGGTGCTCGGCCCGACCGACCCGAACCGGCTGTACTGGATGTCCGCGAGCATCGACCCGGACGGCCTCGCCGGCGGCCCGCTGGTGGAGACCCCGACGCTGATCCCGCAGAACGCCTACAGCTGGCGCACCTACCCGGAGAATCTCTCCGAGGCCGGGGTGAGCTGGAAGATCTACAACAACCGCGACGTCGGCCCGATCTCCTCGGTGATCCTGGACGGCATGATGGGCTGCTTCAAGCAGGCCGCCGATCCGAACTCCGAACTGTCGCGGCGCGGTAAGGATCCGGTCTACCCGCACGACTTCGCCGCCGACGTGGCCGCGAACCAGCTGCCGGCCGTGTCCTGGGTGATCCCGTCGCTGCTGAACTGCGAGCATCCGGCGCTGCCGGCGGCGCTGGGCGCGGTCGGCATCATGCAGGTGCTCGACATCCTCACCTCGAATCCGGCGGTGTGGGAGAAGACCGCGCTGATCGTCATGTACGACGAGAACGGTGGTTTCTTCGACCACGTGACCCCGCCGACCGCACCGGCCGGCACGCCGGGGGAATTCCTCAGCGTCGATCTGGCGCGGGTGCCCGCGGCCAAAGGTGTGACGGGCCCGATCGGCCTCGGTTATCGGGTGCCGTGCTGGGTCATCTCGCCGTATTCCCGCGGCGGCCTGGTCGCCTCGGAAACGTTCGACCACACCTCGCAATTGCGATTGCTGGAGCGCCGTTTCGGCGTCGATGTGCCCAATCTGACGAAGTGGCGGCGCAGTGTCACCGGAGATATGACATCGGCCTTCGATTTCGGTTCCGCACCCGATGCCGCGCCGCCGCGGGTGACCGATCCGAATTCTCGTACCGCGAACGCGTTCGCCCAGTGCGGCCCGAATCTCGCGGCCGGTTATGCGGGTAAGGGCGCACCGTATCCGGTGCCGCCGAACCGGATGCCGGTACAGGATCCGGGTACGCGGCGTCGCCCCACCGGAATCGTCTGA
- the coaE gene encoding dephospho-CoA kinase codes for MLRMGLTGGMGAGKSTVSRQLVERGAVLIDSDAIAREVVEPGTEGLTALVEAFGSDILDAGGRLDRAALAAKAFVSDETRATLNGITHPLVGERAAELLGAAPADAIVVQDVPLLVENGMGAVLNLVAVVMADADVRVRRLEEFRGIAPADALVRIKAQATDEQRRAAADVLLDNNGGPDELGPQVAALWERLVAFEEHLRTRTRAPRGPIRLIAHDPGWAAAAQRIIGRLWTAAGATARRIDHIGSTAVPDLPAQDVLDLQITVADLDAADALREPLTVIGFPRVDELTTDDPKPGTDPAAWAQRMHGNADPGRAVNLHVRVDGSPGQRFALDFRDWLRADADARAEYLGVKRDAEAKAAGLSGPAATAAYLAVKGPWFDEIRSRVPRQEH; via the coding sequence GTGTTGCGAATGGGGCTCACCGGAGGCATGGGCGCGGGCAAGTCGACGGTGTCTCGGCAGCTGGTCGAACGAGGCGCCGTACTCATCGACAGCGACGCGATCGCCCGCGAGGTCGTCGAACCGGGTACCGAGGGGCTGACCGCGCTGGTCGAGGCGTTCGGATCGGACATCCTCGACGCCGGCGGCCGGTTGGACCGGGCGGCGCTGGCGGCCAAGGCCTTCGTCAGCGACGAGACCCGGGCGACGTTGAACGGCATCACCCATCCGCTGGTCGGTGAGCGCGCCGCCGAACTGCTCGGCGCGGCTCCCGCGGACGCGATCGTGGTGCAGGACGTCCCGCTGCTGGTGGAGAACGGGATGGGGGCCGTACTAAACCTGGTCGCCGTGGTGATGGCCGACGCCGACGTGCGGGTGCGGCGCCTGGAGGAGTTCCGTGGCATCGCCCCCGCCGACGCGCTGGTCCGGATCAAGGCCCAGGCCACCGACGAGCAGCGCCGGGCCGCCGCGGATGTGCTGCTGGACAACAACGGTGGCCCGGACGAGCTGGGACCGCAGGTGGCGGCGCTGTGGGAGCGGCTGGTGGCGTTCGAGGAGCATCTGCGCACCCGCACCCGGGCCCCCCGCGGGCCGATCCGGCTGATCGCGCACGACCCGGGCTGGGCGGCCGCGGCGCAGCGGATCATCGGGCGGCTGTGGACCGCCGCCGGCGCCACGGCCCGGCGCATCGACCACATCGGTTCCACCGCGGTGCCGGATCTGCCGGCGCAGGATGTCCTCGACCTCCAGATCACCGTCGCCGATCTCGATGCCGCCGACGCGCTGCGCGAGCCGCTGACCGTGATCGGCTTCCCGCGCGTGGACGAGCTCACCACGGACGATCCGAAGCCGGGCACCGATCCGGCCGCCTGGGCCCAGCGGATGCACGGCAACGCCGATCCGGGCCGTGCGGTGAATCTGCATGTGCGCGTGGACGGTTCACCGGGACAGCGCTTCGCCCTCGATTTCCGGGACTGGCTGCGGGCGGACGCCGACGCTCGTGCGGAGTATCTGGGCGTGAAACGCGATGCGGAGGCGAAGGCCGCGGGGTTGTCGGGCCCGGCGGCGACGGCCGCCTACCTGGCGGTGAAGGGTCCGTGGTTCGACGAGATCCGGTCGCGGGTGCCGCGGCAGGAGCACTGA
- a CDS encoding DUF402 domain-containing protein yields MTQAHTVKLHRPKIEFFDLADLTNTDPKGFVRPVERYQVEPWGLYMGRPADHPEFHYMESWLLPAQSIRVTVFHNTPEFPRDQDFYLDIGEFGPATPERWKSVDHYLDISLRTGRGADLLDSDELLAAHAAGYLSLDESRRAIETAVAALGGIAAHGYDLDGWLRSEGVTLTWKDRN; encoded by the coding sequence ATGACCCAGGCGCACACGGTGAAGCTGCACCGTCCGAAGATCGAATTTTTCGATCTGGCCGACCTCACCAACACCGATCCGAAGGGGTTCGTGCGGCCCGTCGAGCGCTATCAGGTCGAACCGTGGGGCCTGTACATGGGCCGACCCGCCGATCATCCGGAGTTCCATTACATGGAGTCCTGGCTGCTGCCCGCGCAGTCGATCCGGGTCACGGTGTTCCACAACACTCCCGAGTTCCCGCGCGACCAGGACTTCTACCTGGACATCGGCGAATTCGGCCCGGCGACGCCGGAGCGATGGAAATCCGTCGACCACTACCTCGACATCAGCCTGCGCACCGGCCGCGGCGCCGACCTGCTGGACTCCGACGAGTTGCTGGCCGCGCACGCCGCCGGCTACCTGAGCCTCGACGAGTCCCGGCGGGCGATCGAGACGGCGGTGGCCGCCCTCGGCGGGATCGCCGCCCACGGTTACGACCTCGACGGCTGGCTACGGTCCGAGGGCGTCACGCTGACCTGGAAGGATCGCAACTGA
- the rpsA gene encoding 30S ribosomal protein S1, whose protein sequence is MPTTVTSPQVAVNDIGSAEDFLAAIDKTIKYFNDGDIVEGTIVKVDRDEVLLDIGYKTEGVIPSRELSIKHDVDPSEVVSVGDEVEALVLTKEDKEGRLILSKKRAQYERAWGTIEELKEKDEAVKGTVIEVVKGGLILDIGLRGFLPASLVEMRRVRDLQPYVGKEIEAKIIELDKNRNNVVLSRRAWLEQTQSEVRSEFLHQLQKGQVRKGVVSSIVNFGAFVDLGGVDGLVHVSELSWKHIDHPSEVVEVGMEVTVEVLDVDLDRERVSLSLKATQEDPWRQFARTHAIGQIVPGKVTKLVPFGAFVRVEEGIEGLVHISELAERHVEVPDQVVAVGDDAMVKVIDIDLERRRISLSLKQANEDYHAEFDPSKYGMADSYDDQGNYIFPEGFDPDTNEWLEGFDKQREEWEGRYAEAERRHKMHTAQMEKMAADAAAEAAKGGPSNYSSETGSQAAAPTESAGGSLASDAQLAALREKLSGNA, encoded by the coding sequence ATGCCCACCACCGTCACCTCGCCGCAGGTAGCCGTCAACGACATCGGCTCTGCCGAGGATTTCCTCGCCGCCATCGACAAGACGATCAAGTACTTCAACGACGGGGACATCGTCGAAGGCACCATCGTCAAGGTCGATCGCGACGAGGTCCTGCTCGACATCGGTTACAAGACCGAAGGCGTCATTCCGTCCCGCGAGCTGTCCATCAAACACGATGTCGACCCGTCCGAGGTCGTTTCCGTGGGCGATGAGGTCGAGGCTCTTGTTCTCACCAAGGAGGACAAGGAAGGCCGGCTGATCCTGTCGAAGAAGCGGGCGCAGTACGAGCGGGCATGGGGCACCATCGAGGAGCTCAAGGAGAAGGACGAGGCCGTCAAGGGCACCGTCATCGAGGTGGTCAAGGGTGGTCTGATCCTCGACATCGGTCTCCGCGGCTTCCTCCCGGCCTCGCTGGTCGAGATGCGCCGGGTTCGCGATCTGCAGCCGTACGTCGGCAAGGAGATCGAGGCCAAGATCATCGAGCTGGACAAGAACCGCAACAACGTGGTCCTGTCGCGGCGCGCGTGGCTCGAGCAGACCCAGTCCGAGGTCCGCAGCGAGTTCCTGCACCAGCTGCAGAAGGGCCAGGTCCGCAAGGGTGTGGTCTCCTCCATCGTCAACTTCGGCGCGTTCGTCGATCTGGGCGGGGTGGACGGCCTGGTGCACGTCTCCGAGCTGTCCTGGAAGCACATCGACCACCCGTCCGAGGTTGTCGAGGTCGGCATGGAGGTCACCGTCGAGGTGCTCGACGTCGACCTGGACCGCGAGCGGGTCTCGCTGTCGCTCAAGGCCACTCAGGAAGATCCGTGGCGGCAGTTCGCCCGCACCCACGCGATCGGCCAGATCGTGCCGGGCAAGGTCACCAAGCTGGTGCCGTTCGGCGCGTTCGTCCGCGTCGAGGAGGGCATCGAGGGCCTGGTGCACATCTCCGAGCTGGCCGAGCGCCACGTCGAGGTGCCGGATCAGGTCGTGGCCGTGGGCGACGACGCGATGGTCAAGGTCATCGACATCGACCTGGAGCGTCGCCGGATCTCGCTGTCGCTGAAGCAGGCCAACGAGGACTACCACGCCGAGTTCGACCCGTCGAAGTACGGCATGGCCGACAGCTACGACGACCAGGGGAACTACATCTTCCCCGAGGGCTTCGACCCCGACACCAACGAGTGGCTCGAGGGCTTCGACAAGCAGCGCGAAGAGTGGGAAGGCCGCTACGCCGAGGCGGAGCGTCGCCACAAGATGCACACCGCTCAGATGGAGAAGATGGCCGCCGACGCCGCGGCCGAGGCCGCCAAGGGCGGGCCGTCGAACTACTCCTCCGAGACCGGTTCGCAGGCCGCCGCGCCGACCGAGTCGGCCGGCGGTTCGCTGGCCAGCGACGCGCAGCTCGCCGCACTGCGGGAGAAGCTCTCCGGCAACGCGTAA
- a CDS encoding SPFH domain-containing protein produces the protein MELRPAFRLNGFFMLLGLLVVAVVGAALAALVPPLGIIVIVAAILLLTGLTTLGPNEAKVIQFFGRYVGSVSEAGFYWVVPLSNKRRISLRVRNFETQKLKVNDSDGNPVEIAAVVVYRVVDSFKAAFAVDDYEEYVQTQSEAAVRHLATTHPYDSDEPHHTSLRNGTEVAEELTAELRERTLLAGIEVTEARITHLAYAPEIAQAMLVRQQAAQVVAARSRIVEGAVGMVGMALERLTAEGMVELDEERKAAMVSNLLVVLCGDRSATPVVNAGTLYS, from the coding sequence ATGGAGCTTCGCCCGGCCTTTCGGCTCAACGGGTTCTTCATGCTGCTGGGCCTGCTGGTCGTCGCCGTCGTCGGCGCCGCGCTGGCGGCTCTGGTGCCGCCGCTGGGGATCATCGTGATCGTGGCGGCGATACTGTTGCTCACCGGTCTGACCACGCTCGGCCCGAACGAGGCCAAGGTCATCCAGTTCTTCGGCCGCTACGTCGGCTCGGTGAGCGAGGCCGGTTTCTACTGGGTGGTCCCGCTGAGCAACAAGCGGCGAATCTCGTTGCGGGTGCGCAACTTCGAGACGCAGAAGCTGAAGGTCAACGACTCCGACGGCAATCCGGTGGAGATCGCGGCCGTGGTCGTCTACCGCGTCGTGGACAGTTTCAAGGCCGCCTTCGCGGTGGACGACTACGAGGAGTACGTGCAGACCCAGTCGGAGGCGGCGGTCCGGCACCTCGCCACCACGCATCCGTACGACTCCGACGAACCGCACCACACCAGCCTGCGCAACGGCACCGAGGTCGCCGAGGAACTGACCGCCGAACTGCGTGAGCGCACCCTGCTGGCTGGCATAGAGGTCACCGAGGCGCGCATCACCCATCTGGCCTACGCGCCGGAGATCGCCCAGGCGATGCTGGTCCGGCAGCAGGCCGCGCAGGTGGTGGCCGCGCGCAGCCGGATCGTGGAGGGCGCGGTCGGCATGGTCGGCATGGCGCTGGAGCGGCTCACCGCCGAGGGCATGGTCGAACTCGACGAGGAGCGCAAGGCCGCGATGGTGTCGAATCTGCTGGTGGTGCTGTGTGGTGATCGCTCGGCCACCCCGGTGGTCAACGCCGGGACGCTGTATTCCTGA
- a CDS encoding class I SAM-dependent methyltransferase encodes MPHDHAVAHVEDRPATPDPLLETSRPAKIRLGSAASERANRRWWDGDASEYHATHGEFLGADSPGGEFVWCPEGLHEGDWGLLGDVAGKRILEVGCGSAPCSRWLAGRGGHPVGLDVSRGMLDRGLAAMARGGPRVPLVQAGAEALPFGDESFDLACSAFGAVPFVADSALVMREVARVLRPGGRWVFAVNHPMRWIFLDDPGPKGLAATNSYFDRSPYVEVDAAGEPSYAEHHRTLGDRVREIVAAGLVLLDLIEPEWPELLDREWGQWSPLRGEIFPGTAIFVTAKPE; translated from the coding sequence ATGCCCCATGATCACGCGGTCGCGCATGTCGAAGATCGACCGGCGACGCCCGATCCTCTGCTCGAAACCTCCCGGCCTGCGAAGATCCGGCTGGGTTCGGCCGCCAGCGAGCGCGCCAACCGGCGTTGGTGGGACGGTGACGCCTCCGAATACCACGCGACACACGGAGAGTTCCTCGGCGCCGACTCCCCCGGCGGCGAGTTCGTCTGGTGCCCGGAGGGGCTGCACGAGGGCGACTGGGGTCTGCTCGGCGATGTCGCCGGCAAACGGATCCTCGAGGTCGGCTGCGGCTCGGCGCCCTGTTCGCGCTGGCTGGCGGGGCGCGGCGGTCATCCGGTCGGGCTGGACGTCTCCCGGGGAATGCTGGACCGGGGTCTGGCGGCGATGGCGCGCGGCGGGCCGCGGGTGCCGTTGGTGCAGGCCGGGGCGGAGGCGCTGCCGTTCGGCGACGAGAGTTTCGATCTGGCCTGTTCGGCCTTCGGCGCGGTGCCGTTCGTGGCCGATTCGGCGCTGGTCATGCGCGAGGTGGCGCGGGTGCTGCGGCCGGGCGGACGCTGGGTGTTCGCCGTCAATCATCCGATGCGCTGGATCTTCCTCGACGATCCGGGGCCGAAAGGGCTGGCGGCGACCAATTCCTATTTCGACCGCAGCCCCTATGTGGAGGTGGACGCCGCCGGTGAACCCAGCTACGCCGAACACCATCGCACCCTCGGCGACCGGGTCCGGGAGATCGTCGCCGCGGGCCTGGTCCTGCTCGATCTGATCGAGCCGGAATGGCCGGAATTGCTGGACCGCGAGTGGGGGCAGTGGAGTCCGTTGCGCGGCGAGATCTTCCCGGGCACCGCCATCTTCGTCACCGCCAAACCCGAGTGA
- a CDS encoding FAD-binding oxidoreductase — MTTTPHSTDRLHTTGPVFRPGEPGFDEEVAGFQTAYVHRPALVLGAADAEDVRIGVEYAARQELPIAVQATGHGLSVPADGGLLISTRRMAEVAVDSVARTARVAAGAPASALIAAAVERGLAPLNGSSPSVGVIGYHLGGGLGILARSFGYAADHVRALDLVTADGRSRHLTPGDELFGAVLGSGGNFGVVTSLEVELFPITRVFGGQLTFGTALVEPVLEQWRQWSSAVPGEMDTSITLMTMPDLPMIPEPLRGKYIATITVAWTGSGADGEALVAPLRAVGPRLADTLRTMPYAETHTIHGDPNFPHAYAATNALVSDLTATATDALLDAVGADSEIPTVLGFRRLGGALSRPGPAGIAIDHREAAYLGRIITGGEPQNGSDGKPRPGSDGEPRPGSDGQARSGAGGEARPSADGQARPGTGGQARSNSGIPAAHDALRAHHEEFRNILSPWMIGHSLAFLYGAGDWAGEAQTRAGYAPATYTRLAALKAECDPANLFRHNRNIRPAD, encoded by the coding sequence ATGACCACGACACCGCATTCGACCGACCGCCTCCACACCACCGGCCCGGTGTTCCGGCCCGGCGAGCCGGGATTCGACGAGGAGGTCGCCGGATTCCAGACCGCCTACGTTCACCGGCCGGCGCTCGTACTCGGCGCGGCCGACGCCGAGGATGTCCGGATCGGCGTGGAATATGCTGCGCGACAGGAACTTCCGATCGCCGTGCAGGCCACCGGGCACGGTCTGTCGGTACCCGCCGACGGTGGGCTGCTGATCTCCACCCGGCGGATGGCCGAGGTCGCCGTCGATTCGGTGGCGCGCACGGCGCGGGTGGCGGCCGGCGCCCCGGCGAGCGCGCTGATCGCGGCGGCGGTCGAGCGCGGGCTGGCCCCGCTGAACGGCTCCTCCCCGTCGGTCGGCGTGATCGGCTACCACCTCGGCGGCGGTCTCGGCATCCTGGCCCGCAGTTTCGGTTACGCCGCCGACCATGTCCGCGCACTCGATCTGGTCACCGCGGACGGCCGGTCGCGCCACCTGACGCCCGGCGACGAACTGTTCGGGGCGGTACTGGGCAGCGGTGGCAACTTCGGCGTGGTCACCTCGCTGGAGGTGGAGCTGTTCCCGATCACCCGGGTGTTCGGCGGGCAGCTGACTTTCGGCACGGCGCTGGTGGAACCCGTCCTCGAGCAGTGGCGGCAGTGGAGTTCGGCCGTGCCCGGCGAGATGGATACGAGCATCACACTGATGACGATGCCCGATCTGCCGATGATCCCGGAACCGTTGCGCGGCAAGTACATTGCCACGATCACCGTCGCGTGGACCGGTTCCGGAGCCGACGGCGAGGCGCTGGTGGCGCCGCTGCGTGCGGTCGGCCCCCGCCTCGCCGACACGCTGCGCACGATGCCGTACGCGGAAACGCACACCATCCACGGCGATCCGAACTTCCCGCACGCCTACGCCGCGACCAATGCCCTGGTGTCGGACCTGACCGCCACCGCCACCGACGCGCTGCTGGACGCTGTGGGAGCGGACTCGGAGATCCCGACCGTGCTCGGGTTCCGGCGGCTCGGTGGCGCGCTGAGCCGCCCCGGGCCGGCCGGGATCGCGATCGACCACCGCGAGGCGGCCTACCTGGGCCGCATCATCACCGGCGGGGAGCCGCAGAATGGCTCGGACGGGAAGCCGCGACCCGGCTCAGATGGAGAGCCGCGACCCGGCTCGGATGGACAGGCGCGGTCCGGCGCGGGTGGCGAGGCGCGGCCCAGCGCGGACGGGCAGGCGCGACCCGGCACGGGTGGGCAGGCGCGCAGCAATTCGGGCATCCCAGCGGCGCATGATGCCCTGCGCGCTCATCACGAAGAATTCCGGAACATCCTGTCTCCGTGGATGATCGGCCACAGCCTCGCGTTCCTCTACGGTGCGGGTGATTGGGCGGGAGAGGCGCAGACCCGCGCCGGGTACGCCCCCGCGACCTACACCCGCCTCGCCGCTCTCAAGGCCGAATGCGATCCGGCCAACCTGTTCCGGCACAACCGCAACATCCGCCCGGCGGACTGA